The genomic window TTGGATGTTGGGACATGACTGAACTATTTTATTCTGGCCTCTGTTGTTCATCTGAACTCACAACAATAACCATAGTAGCTTCTGGATTAGTCTCTTTGCATGCTTCTGTTGTCATTATTATGTCCAGTTTGTTGCTTCTGCAAGTGTGTTCATTCTCAATTTACAGAAAGGTTGTATGAATATGCCAAGATGATCTCTCTTATACGAGTTATGGACCTATGGAAGCAAGATTTGGTTATATGTTGGAAACAAATTAGTTGATCCATTTATTTATTCTACATGCCTTTGTGCTCAACTTCTGCTTTATGGATCCAACCTTTAACAGAAATTTGATGATAATTTGTCTGTAGGATGTGTCCACAATACTGAGTACTGAAGATCATAGTGAATTAATGCAAAACCTTGCCAATAAAACCTCTTCTCAGTTTTTTCATCTCCCACCTGTTCTCACTAAGTCCTCAGAGAAAAGCAGTGATGAAGATTCACAAAATGGGGAAATTGATGTTGATAGAATTTTCCGGGACAATATTGGAAAACCAAGTAAGAAAATaacaatttcaattttttttttcccaCTTGGATAAAATAGAAAACCTTTTGGTAGCACCTAGCTGATGGTTGTTTCTCATAATTTGTTTTCCTCATCCATTGACATAGGTGAAGATCCAGCACTGATTTTGTACACAAGTGGGACAACAGGTAAACCTAAAGGAGTGGTTCATACTCACAGAAGCATTGCTGCCCAGGTATGTCGATGATTTGTCTCGATTGTCTAATATCATGGAATAATGGTACATCAGTTTCATTTATTGAGATAAAAATGATCTCCCTGAACACCAGTTCTATGTTTTTGCAAATTTTTTGGGTGTGATTAACAAATATCAAATAATACTAGTAATGCTGCAGTGCTGCTTAATAACTTATTTTTAATTGTAATGCAATTCAAGCCTTGTTGATATAACTATGTCAATCCGTctatatatttttattgtttttcaataATATTTTCCCCTCAACTTTGTGTTGATTTTAGGTCCAAACCTTGGCAAATGCATGGGAGTATACATCTGCTGATAAGTTTCTACACTGCCTACCGTTGCATCATATCCTTGAAAGTTTTTGGTGCATATATTATTCtacattttattattaaaaaagtaTGATCATCAGTAGATTATTTGCTGAAGATGTGATTTCGGACATCTTTATGATGTCAGTCCTTAACATATGTGATATACATGTTCATGGACTTTTCAATGCTTTATTTGCCCCTCTCTATGCAGGATCCTCGGTAATACTCTTTTTCACTCTTGCTTACAAAACCAAAGACAAATCtagagaaaacaaacaaaaaaggaAAATACATGTGCAAGTAACCTCTAAGTTAGTTGTATCCCTTTTAAATTGATGATATTATGTATTTAATAATCCATTTTGTCCTGTTGAAGGTTGAATTTATGCCAAAATTTAGTGTGAGGGGAATTTGGCAGAGATGGCGTGAGTCATATCCATCCGAAGGATCTAAGGTTGATGATGCTATAACTGTTTTCACTGGAGTAAGTATAGTTCTGCCTAGCACTACACAATCCTATATAATATAATGTAAGCCGAACTGAAGACAGAACTCTATTTGGTGCTATAATCataaaatatacaatttatgggCCATATGATGGTATTCTCTTTTATGCTTCTTTACTTGAACTATTTTGTGTGCTTAAATTCTGCATGTGGTATCAACTATGAACAGTAATTTTGTTCTCATTATATCCTTTTGTGAATTAAGGTTCCAACTATGTACACCCGGTTGATACAAGGTTATCATGCAATGGATCCTGAGCTACAAGCCACCTCAGCATCTGCTGCACGGAACTTGCGTCTTATGGTGAGACAAATTGCAACCGTGACAAATTGTTTGAAGATAAATGAACAATTGATTGAatttgtgaaaataaagtgttatttttttttatgattttttattttaatgattGACTTTCTCAGTGTGTAACTAAGCATGCATGATGCTTTGCCATTTATGTTGTGTTGTCTTGCATTTTTTCTGGTTGTTGATCAATACCTTCATGCCCGAATCTGAATCATGTTTTCATTCAGATGTGTGGGTCCTCTGCACTCCCTCAACCTGTTATGCAAGAATGGGAAGCCATCACCGGGCATCGCTTATTGGAGCGATATGGCATGACTGAAGTAAGTACCCTCTACCTGTTAAGTTGTTCAGCTTTCAACTTTGCATAGAATCACTAACAATGTATTTCACTATTGCCCTCAATAATTTTGTGATGGTTATTCTTAAAGCATCTTATGTTATTATATTAATGTTCATAGTTTGTCATGGCATTGTCAAATCCTTTGAAAGGAGAGCGTAAACCGGGCACTGTTGGCAAACCATTTCCTGGTATAGAGGTCAGTTTAGCTTGCAACTTTATATTTACTATTGACTTTAGATTAGTATATGGACATTGCGATTTCTCATTCCATTGATGCAAAAATCTGTTTGACAATATAGCCTCAACAAAACATTATGAGGATCAGGCTATGTAATTGTCTACGCACATTTATtccaaaaaggaaaaagaaaaaaaagtctaAGGCTCTAAGCACATATTTAAGGAAATTAAACTTGCTCTATGTTCTAAAAAAAATACTCATATCTGAAGCCTGGGTGAATTGAATTCTTCTATGCTGCTTGTGTTGTTGCCTCATGTATTGTTGATGTGAACATGTAAGGTATATCACATGGAATTTTAATGTTGCTTTCTATCTATGCATGATAGGTCAAGATTCTTTCAGATGAGGACAGTGGGAAAGAAGAGACTAAAGTGGGGGAGCTTTGTGTTAAAAGCCCTTCATCTTTTAAAGAATATTGGAAACTTCCGGAGGTACTCTCTGACATAGTAGTTAAATGCACCACATAAACTATGTTCAATTGTTCATCCTTATGTAATACCCTGCTCCCCCACCATGCATGTACCATACTATCCTAAGACGACAGATTGTTTTTTAGCAATAGAAAGTTGTGTGATGCTAAAAGATGGAGCACAGGAGAAAGGAATGTAGATTTAATTTGATTTGCACAGTCCTGCATTTCAAAGATAAAGCATGGTCAAGGAAATGTGATGTCTCCCTCCTGAGATTTTATGATTCCAATGCAGATAACGAAAGAATCATTTACTGAAGATGGATTCTTTAAGACTGGGGATGCAGTTACTACGGATAAAGATGGATACTACATCATTCTAGGACGTAAGGAAATCtatctatttatctatctatATATGGTGGTTGTTATATGCTTAATTGTAACAGTCACCACATTGTCACCTGTCATGCATTAATTTCATATACCTAGTACCCTACTTCCAAAATTCTAGGATGTTATCTTTCAGCTTGAGCTTTCCATTGTTCCAAATgaatctcaaaaaaaaaaaagggcagCTAGGTGCATAAGCATCTTGCCTTAACATAAGGTCTGGGAAAGCACTCAAAAGGGGTAATGTAAGCAGCCTAACATGATAATTGTATCGGTGGCTAATTCCATGCTAGTGTTGCAACAGTCCCTAAGAAACCACTTTCCTAAATTCCAAATAATTAGGGTTAGGACATTTGGTTTTTTACCTaaattttttgacaaattttactGATAACATATTTAGATATGTATGAGACGTTGAGAATTCGTAAGTCAATTTTgtcttgattagcttaggtaatgATAGAACCTAGATTATACACAGAAGAATTATGTGTAATTGTATACTTCAATAATATGTATGCCAACTTTTTTATGGAGCTATTATCAGCACAAACAATTACCATTTTCATTTCTTTGGGATTCTATGCAGTTCTAGTATGTTGAATTTCTGTCTTGAATAACTGTAAAACTCCGCTTGATTATCAGGTACTAATGCTGATATAATCAAGGCTGGTGGCTACAAACTATCTGCCTTAGAAATTGAATCAGTTATACTAGAGGCAAGTAGCTCATTTTTCTATCTTATGGTGCAATTGTTAACTAATTAACTTATATATAGTTGCATAATAATGGAACCAAATGGCCAAATATAAGGAACAATGTGATCTTTACAATCAGAACCATTTTGCAGCATCAAGCTGTCGCGGAATGCTGCGTTTTGGGTTTACCTGACAAAGATTACGGGGAAGTTGTCGGTGCGATTATTGTACCAGAGGCTGATGTCAAGAGAAAGCGAGATGAAGAATCAAAGCCTGTTCTAAGCCTGGAAGAGTTATCCAGCTGGGCCAAACCCAAAATTGCACCTTACAAGGTATTGTTGG from Arachis ipaensis cultivar K30076 chromosome B09, Araip1.1, whole genome shotgun sequence includes these protein-coding regions:
- the LOC107618487 gene encoding malonate--CoA ligase isoform X1, which encodes MSCSFKTFNKHLTLLCFHKCITSYGFIPSLSHFLPPLLSSRSSQLLHHLASHSASVMEVFKAVAKNELATHGSVAIRADQKSYSYRQLILSAEKISNILCGSDVKTGNLSGARIGIVAKPSAEFVAGVLGTWFSGGVAVPLALSYPEPELLHVINNSDVSTILSTEDHSELMQNLANKTSSQFFHLPPVLTKSSEKSSDEDSQNGEIDVDRIFRDNIGKPSEDPALILYTSGTTGKPKGVVHTHRSIAAQVQTLANAWEYTSADKFLHCLPLHHVHGLFNALFAPLYAGSSVEFMPKFSVRGIWQRWRESYPSEGSKVDDAITVFTGVPTMYTRLIQGYHAMDPELQATSASAARNLRLMMCGSSALPQPVMQEWEAITGHRLLERYGMTEFVMALSNPLKGERKPGTVGKPFPGIEVKILSDEDSGKEETKVGELCVKSPSSFKEYWKLPEITKESFTEDGFFKTGDAVTTDKDGYYIILGRTNADIIKAGGYKLSALEIESVILEHQAVAECCVLGLPDKDYGEVVGAIIVPEADVKRKRDEESKPVLSLEELSSWAKPKIAPYKIPTKLFVWDSLPRNAMGKVNKKELKKMLASEH
- the LOC107618487 gene encoding malonate--CoA ligase isoform X2 — its product is MEVFKAVAKNELATHGSVAIRADQKSYSYRQLILSAEKISNILCGSDVKTGNLSGARIGIVAKPSAEFVAGVLGTWFSGGVAVPLALSYPEPELLHVINNSDVSTILSTEDHSELMQNLANKTSSQFFHLPPVLTKSSEKSSDEDSQNGEIDVDRIFRDNIGKPSEDPALILYTSGTTGKPKGVVHTHRSIAAQVQTLANAWEYTSADKFLHCLPLHHVHGLFNALFAPLYAGSSVEFMPKFSVRGIWQRWRESYPSEGSKVDDAITVFTGVPTMYTRLIQGYHAMDPELQATSASAARNLRLMMCGSSALPQPVMQEWEAITGHRLLERYGMTEFVMALSNPLKGERKPGTVGKPFPGIEVKILSDEDSGKEETKVGELCVKSPSSFKEYWKLPEITKESFTEDGFFKTGDAVTTDKDGYYIILGRTNADIIKAGGYKLSALEIESVILEHQAVAECCVLGLPDKDYGEVVGAIIVPEADVKRKRDEESKPVLSLEELSSWAKPKIAPYKIPTKLFVWDSLPRNAMGKVNKKELKKMLASEH